The Podarcis raffonei isolate rPodRaf1 chromosome 2, rPodRaf1.pri, whole genome shotgun sequence genome window below encodes:
- the CFAP100 gene encoding cilia- and flagella-associated protein 100 isoform X2, producing the protein MTCSTLQGAKQSGFKKEIQMEEEAEDKELAAEAERLKALRESISWKIAVTKDQVVERETMHDYINQKRQMFLLQYAVTVKKDEIQKLENLAIEEEAKLERAEEDLEKDAAMFDEFLKENDRNSAQALKIAEKETKAKLEKILEIRELTAQMMNIQSEIARFEDTMQEYVVFKDFLFQLSPKEWREEYERKRMKDKEKTVKIVPDKDFAPSKSRDWQQRRKSRSLPKHSSFDLSGTDLSSSRTQSQVFARRDSIRLSQVSSRQNLRSQLGKRSSIAGDRETPETPSDDDDDDEEPVLYFTDPHQLLNLFTELEEQNLSLIQNSQETEETLDELRHTLANTRNKMDREIEQLKQLTVTLQANIVKEEETAADLELKSRVFSFGEYKADVQDKMLVSLHRKVLEVYRRCIGENEANLGTLQMLTVIEHQLDDLLECLERIPPAKIEQAEKAKEKERRMRMREEKIRQQRLLQEERLQRALARAQADVKRKSGRRLVFRSEPPAYKEKEDEDQGLIDKEKEELLYYFT; encoded by the exons ATGACCTGCTCCACCCTGCAAGGTGCCAAACAATCTGGCTTCAAGAAAGAAATCCAAATGGAAGAGGAAGCGGAAGACAAAGAGTTGGCTGCAGAAGCAGAGCGCCTCAAAGCTCTCCGAGAAAGCATCTCTTGGAAGATAGCAGTCACTAAAG accAGGTCGTCGAAAGAGAGACCATGCACGACTACATCAATCAGAAACGGCAGATGTTCTTGCTGCAG TATGCTGTAACGGTAAAGAAAGATGAGATCCAGAAGCTGGAAAACTTGGCCATTGAAGAAGAAGCAAAGCTGGAAAGAGCCGAGGAAGACCTTGAGAAGGATGCCGCCATGTTTGATGAGTTCCTGAAGGAGAATGATAGGAATTCTGCACAAGCCTTGAAAAT CGCCGAAAAGGAAACCAAAGCCAAGCTGGAAAAGATCCTTGAGATCCGAGAACTGACTGCGCAAATGATGAACATCCAAAG cgAGATCGCCAGGTTTGAAGACACTATGCAGGAGTATGTAGTATTCAAGGACTTCCTCTTCCAGCTGTCCCCCAAAGAGTGGCGGGAGGAATATGAAAGAAAGCGAATGAAGGACAAAGAAAAAACGGTGAAAATTGTACCTGACAAAGATTTCGCACCTTCCAAAA GCCGGGATTGGCAGCAAAGGAGGAAAAGCCGATCATTGCCAAAACATTCCAGTTTTGACCTGTCTGGAACAGATTTGAGCTCCTCCAGGACTCAAAGCCAAGTTTTTGCTAGAAGGGACTCTATTAGGCTCAGCCAGGTGTCTTCAAGGCAGAACCTCAGATCCCAGCTTGGCAAAAGATC GAGCATTGCAGGAGACAGGGAAACTCCAGAGACTCCgtctgatgatgatgacgacgacgag GAGCCGGTGTTGTACTTCACAGATCCACACCAACTGCTGAATCTGTTCACTGAGTTGGAAGAACAAAACTTGTCCCTAATTCAGAATTCTCAGGAAACAGAGGAAACCCTTGATGAACTTCGGCATACCTTGGCTAATACGCGGAATAAAAT GGACCGTGAAATAGAACAACTGAAGCAGCTTACAGTCACCCTTCAAGCCAACATTGTGAAAGAGGAGGAGACTGCAGCAGACCTCGAACTCAAATCCCGAGTCTTTTCCTTTGGAGAATACAAAGCTGACGTTCAG GACAAAATGTTGGTGAGCTTGCATCGAAAGGTGCTGGAAGTCTACCGGCGCTGCATTGGGGAAAACGAGGCAAACCTGGGAACCCTGCAGATGCTGACTGTGATTGAGCACCAGCTGGACGACTTACTGGAGTGCCTGGAGAGGATCCCTCCAGCCAAGATAGAACAAGCCGAGAAGGCCAAGGAGAAGGAGCGAAGGATGAG GATGAGAGAAGAAAAGATAAGGCAGCAGAGGCTATTACAGGAAGAGAGGCTGCAGCGTGCACTGGCAAGAGCACAAGCTGATGTTAAGAGAAAG TCTGGCAGAAGGTTGGTATTCCGGTCTGAGCCTCCTGCCTACAAAGAAAAGGAAGATGAGGATCAAGGACTCATAGACAAGGAAAAGGAAGAGCTACTCTACTACTTTACTTAA
- the CFAP100 gene encoding cilia- and flagella-associated protein 100 isoform X1, protein MSVVSFARSDTSLNAESSEATYRERLTSRQVGDVFTIPSVQSGESKLASSGATDFQLDKNPFKIPSDIDIFLLRDRQKEKARAERERRKTLKVHEKMTCSTLQGAKQSGFKKEIQMEEEAEDKELAAEAERLKALRESISWKIAVTKDQVVERETMHDYINQKRQMFLLQYAVTVKKDEIQKLENLAIEEEAKLERAEEDLEKDAAMFDEFLKENDRNSAQALKIAEKETKAKLEKILEIRELTAQMMNIQSEIARFEDTMQEYVVFKDFLFQLSPKEWREEYERKRMKDKEKTVKIVPDKDFAPSKSRDWQQRRKSRSLPKHSSFDLSGTDLSSSRTQSQVFARRDSIRLSQVSSRQNLRSQLGKRSSIAGDRETPETPSDDDDDDEEPVLYFTDPHQLLNLFTELEEQNLSLIQNSQETEETLDELRHTLANTRNKMDREIEQLKQLTVTLQANIVKEEETAADLELKSRVFSFGEYKADVQDKMLVSLHRKVLEVYRRCIGENEANLGTLQMLTVIEHQLDDLLECLERIPPAKIEQAEKAKEKERRMRMREEKIRQQRLLQEERLQRALARAQADVKRKSGRRLVFRSEPPAYKEKEDEDQGLIDKEKEELLYYFT, encoded by the exons ATGTCTGTAGTCTCTTTTGCTCGTTCAGATACATCTCTGAATGCAGAGAGCTCTGAAGCAACTTACA GAGAAAGACTGACATCTCGGCAAGTTGGAGATGTGTTTACAATTCCCTCAGTTCAGTCAGGTGAATCAAAACTAG CTTCTAGTGGTGCCACAGACTTTCAGTTAGACAAGAACCCGTTTAAAATCCCTTCAGATATCGATATCTTCTTGCTGCGAGACAGGCAGAAGGAAAAGGCAAGAGCG GAGCGAGAGCGAAGGAAGACTTTGAAGGTTCACGAGAAGATGACCTGCTCCACCCTGCAAGGTGCCAAACAATCTGGCTTCAAGAAAGAAATCCAAATGGAAGAGGAAGCGGAAGACAAAGAGTTGGCTGCAGAAGCAGAGCGCCTCAAAGCTCTCCGAGAAAGCATCTCTTGGAAGATAGCAGTCACTAAAG accAGGTCGTCGAAAGAGAGACCATGCACGACTACATCAATCAGAAACGGCAGATGTTCTTGCTGCAG TATGCTGTAACGGTAAAGAAAGATGAGATCCAGAAGCTGGAAAACTTGGCCATTGAAGAAGAAGCAAAGCTGGAAAGAGCCGAGGAAGACCTTGAGAAGGATGCCGCCATGTTTGATGAGTTCCTGAAGGAGAATGATAGGAATTCTGCACAAGCCTTGAAAAT CGCCGAAAAGGAAACCAAAGCCAAGCTGGAAAAGATCCTTGAGATCCGAGAACTGACTGCGCAAATGATGAACATCCAAAG cgAGATCGCCAGGTTTGAAGACACTATGCAGGAGTATGTAGTATTCAAGGACTTCCTCTTCCAGCTGTCCCCCAAAGAGTGGCGGGAGGAATATGAAAGAAAGCGAATGAAGGACAAAGAAAAAACGGTGAAAATTGTACCTGACAAAGATTTCGCACCTTCCAAAA GCCGGGATTGGCAGCAAAGGAGGAAAAGCCGATCATTGCCAAAACATTCCAGTTTTGACCTGTCTGGAACAGATTTGAGCTCCTCCAGGACTCAAAGCCAAGTTTTTGCTAGAAGGGACTCTATTAGGCTCAGCCAGGTGTCTTCAAGGCAGAACCTCAGATCCCAGCTTGGCAAAAGATC GAGCATTGCAGGAGACAGGGAAACTCCAGAGACTCCgtctgatgatgatgacgacgacgag GAGCCGGTGTTGTACTTCACAGATCCACACCAACTGCTGAATCTGTTCACTGAGTTGGAAGAACAAAACTTGTCCCTAATTCAGAATTCTCAGGAAACAGAGGAAACCCTTGATGAACTTCGGCATACCTTGGCTAATACGCGGAATAAAAT GGACCGTGAAATAGAACAACTGAAGCAGCTTACAGTCACCCTTCAAGCCAACATTGTGAAAGAGGAGGAGACTGCAGCAGACCTCGAACTCAAATCCCGAGTCTTTTCCTTTGGAGAATACAAAGCTGACGTTCAG GACAAAATGTTGGTGAGCTTGCATCGAAAGGTGCTGGAAGTCTACCGGCGCTGCATTGGGGAAAACGAGGCAAACCTGGGAACCCTGCAGATGCTGACTGTGATTGAGCACCAGCTGGACGACTTACTGGAGTGCCTGGAGAGGATCCCTCCAGCCAAGATAGAACAAGCCGAGAAGGCCAAGGAGAAGGAGCGAAGGATGAG GATGAGAGAAGAAAAGATAAGGCAGCAGAGGCTATTACAGGAAGAGAGGCTGCAGCGTGCACTGGCAAGAGCACAAGCTGATGTTAAGAGAAAG TCTGGCAGAAGGTTGGTATTCCGGTCTGAGCCTCCTGCCTACAAAGAAAAGGAAGATGAGGATCAAGGACTCATAGACAAGGAAAAGGAAGAGCTACTCTACTACTTTACTTAA